GGCCTGGACCGCCTGTGGTCTCCATGGAAACCCGCCAGCCACAGGGGGCGTGACGCCGTTGAGACAGACAGAGATATTCACCTATCAGATCAAAGTTATCTGGGCAGGGCGAACAAACGGGACCTCCGAGTGGTACGTCCTTAAGGCGGGGCGGGAATACGGCAACGGGCCGCGGGGGCTGTTACTGTCGCTACCAATCAAGAGTCGAGATGGCTTTGATGGACAGGCATAGCGCGAGTGCGGGCTTTCGCCCAACCGGCGGGCCGCTGTCCCGAAAAAGGACCAATGAGGAGGCGGCAGGGGTGGGGCGAAGGGGCCGGTTGCTCCGGAAGTGGAGGGAGGGGGTGAAAATGGCGCCCAGCTCGAAATCGGAGCGGAACAGCGGGGCTgggagcggcggcggcggccccgGGGGAGCCGGAGGGAAGCGGGCAGCAGGGCGGCGGCGGGAGCACGTCCTCAAGCAGCTGGAGCGGGTCAAGGTGAGGCCTGGAGCCGGAGTGGGGAGCGCGCCGGAGGGTGGGGAGTAGGGACGAGGGAGGCGGAGGGAGGAGGGCGTTCGCGGGGTGAGGGGTTGGGGGCGGGGCCCCAGGGGAGGGGGCTCGGATGCAGGGCCTGGGCGGGGCCCGGGGGAGATGGCTTGGATGGAGGGGGCTCAGTTGGGGGCCTGGATGCAGGTGGTTGTGTCGGGTGACCGGCAAAGGGGCTGGGATGGAGGGGGTTGGGGGCGGGGCCCCAGGGAGGGGGCTCGGAGGGAGGCGACCCCAGAGGCCGCAGGGAGAATCAGGAGGAAGGGGGCGATCCAGGCTTTTCAAAGCTCTGCTCCCATGGTTGCTCCATAATGGAACCTTCCCGCCCCCTTTGCAGAGCCCCTGCCGCTGGCTTTGGGCTTCCTCCGcctgatgttcctctccctgcccAAGCCCCGACCACACATGAGCTGGGAGTTCCAGTACCTGGGTGGGCCTCCCCATTGAAAGTGTGGGAGCTCCCTGGATAGGGCTGAGTCTTCCCCCGCAGAGTGAGAGTTACCGAAGCAGGCTCTGTCTCCTCCATCAGACTGGAAACTCCCAGAGCTGGGGGATGATGTCTCTCTCCCCCATCAGTTTGGGAGCTCTGGAGGGCAGAAATGTGGATCTCTTGCAGGTGGGCAGTAACTGGGGCAAGGCTGTGTCTCTGTGGACAGGGACTGCGCCTTCTCCGTGAGGCTGGTAGCTTTGTAAGGGCAGTGCTGTGTCTCCCCCTTTTGACTGGGAGCTCCCTGGGCTGGGACAGTCTCCGCCCTTAGCCTGGGAGCTCCCTGGGCTTGGCTGTGGTTCCGCCCTTAGCTTGGAAGCTCCttgggcagggactgtgtctccCCTGTCGGCCTGGGCCTGGCTGGCCAGGCTGTTTCCTCCGTCAGACTGAGACCTCCATGTGGACAGGGCTGTCTCCCATCAGACAGGGAGCTTCCCAGACAGGACTCTTCCCATCAGATTGGAATGTCTTGAAGGCAGAGTTGGGTAGCAAGACTGAGGCTGTTCGGATATCCCTGTGCCTGGCTTCTGCCTGTCAGTCCCCGCAGATCCTTCCGCGGTGAAGTTTTGGGGATGAGGGATTCCCTTGGATTCCGTTGGAAGGCGGTAGTTAATTGGGAAGGGGGCGTTGGGTCATTGGTTAGGCTCACCCTTCTATCTGCCTCGACTGGCCCCCAGCAGAGGCCAGAGCTGCCCCGGGGAGGAGGAGCCCCCTTGTTTGAAGGCTGGTGGGTTGGGAACAGATGGGTGCAGGTCAGGACTCTGTCCCAGCCTCCTTAGTAGGATAAATACCCACAGCTTAGGGACAGCCTTCAGGGAGGGAAGCAGGTGGCCCAGCGTGGGACAGGGTGATTGGGGAACTTTCTTGGGGGCGGTGACGCTGGGCTCAGTCAAGAGGGACCTGAGGCTGAAGAGGTATGGAACTGGGAAGGTGGCCTGGGTCCCTGGTGGAGATGAAGGCTCAAGCGCGGTCCATCTGGCTTTACTGTCCCCATCTGCCTCAGTTGTTCCCACCTTCCAGAGCTTGGCCTTCTTTTGACCATTATGGTGGGCTGGGCCGGTCTGGACCCGGTGAGAGCCGCTCTGCCTCTCTGCCGTGGGtgagggggctgggggctgcagaTGGTGCCTGAAGTGCCCTGGCCACCCCTTCCCCAGATCAGCGGACAGCTCTCCCCTCGCCTCTTCCGGAAGCTGCCTCCCCGGGTGTGCGTGTCCCTCAAGAACATTGTGGATGAGGACTTCCTCTATGCAGGGTGAGGCTGGGCCCAGGCAAAGGGGGCAGGTGGGCGGGAGTGGTGGGCTCGCCCTGACCTGGCCGCTgtgccccctccacccccacagacATATCTTCCTGGGCTTTTCCAAATGCGGCCGCTACGTCCTCTCCTACACCAGCAGCAGTGGGGATGACGACTTCTCCTTCTACATCTACCATCTGTACTGGTGGGAGTTCAACGTTCACAGCAAGCTCAAGCTGGTAGGGAGGCTTCAACACCAGGCTGGCCCTTCAGATGGTGTGGTTCAGCAGGTCACAGcaacctctgagcctcaggttccttGGGTGTAAAATGATCATCATGTACTCCTGGGGTCATCATCAAGATTCCATGTGTTAGATCCAACCATATGAAATTACCAGggcctggcatggtagctcacacctgtaatcccagcactttgggaggccaaggcgggaggatcacttggtccgagtagttcaagaccaggctgggcaacatggcaaaaccctgtctctactaaaaataaaaaaaaattagctgggcatattggcgtgtgcctgtagtcagctcctctggaggctgaggcaggaggatcacctgagcccaagagtttgaggctgcagtgagccatgatcacaccattgcactccagcctgggcaacagagtgagaccctgtctctaaaacaaaacaaaacaaaacaaaacaaatgaaggctggccacagtggctcacgcctgtaatcccagcactttgggagcccgaggtgggtggatcacctgaggtcaggagttcaagaccagcctggccaacatggtgaaaccccatctctactaaaaatacaaaattagccgggcatggtggcacatgtctgtaatcccagctattccggaggctgaggcaggagaatcgcttagaacctgcgaggtggaggttgcagtgagccgagatcgaaccactgcactccagtctacagagcaagactctgtctcaaaaaagaaaaagaaattaccattTTTATGGTTCAAAATGGGTAAATAGCAGCAATTCCATTTGGTTCAACACACCCTATGAAGCTGTAGAACATGTTGGCTCAGGCCAGTTAGCTTTATTAGGACCAGGCCACCCTGGCTTTAGCCTTGACCCTTGACTCCTGGAACCCCCCCAGGAGGTGTGCTGTTACCTCAGCATACATGtgaactcagagagctgaacggGCTTCAGGGTAGGCTGGGCTTGGAACCAGTGCCTGGCGCAGTCTCCCCCGGGACATTGTTCCCATCGGCTGCATCCCACCCTGGCCTGGTCTCCCCGACTGGTGAAAGGAGCCTCCACGGCTGTCCTCAGGCAAGGTGGAGGGGTGTGGCGGGTGCTGTTGGGGTGCTCCTACCCGCTCAGCCCCAGCCCTGATGAGGGACTGCATCGTACAGCTTCGGGGGACCTCCGCAGTTTCCCTGACCCGGTGCTGCCCCTGAACGTGCCTCACAGGTCCGGCAGGTTCGGCTATTCCAGGACGAGGAGATCTACAGCGACCTGTACCTGACCGTATGCGAGTGGCCCAGCGACGCCTCCAAGGTCATCGTCTTCGGCTTCAAGTGAGACCAGGCGCCTGGGGGAGCCTTGGCTGGTTGGGGCAGGGGGTGTGCAGTGGGGGCCCCCCAGGCGCCGACCAGGCAGCTGAGGGTATGCTGGCCCCCAGCACCCGCTCGGCCAACGGGATGCTCATGAACATGATGATGATGAGTGACGAGAACCACCGTGACATCTACGTCAGCACCGTGGCCGTGCCACCGCCAGGCCGCTGTGCTGCTTGCCAGGATGCCAGCCGAGCCCACCCAGGTGAGGGGGCCGAGGGGGCGAGGGcctcttcccccctcccccccttGCTCCGGGCCGAGAGTGAGCTGCTGTGGCGTGTGTTGCTACAGGAGACCCGAATGCACAGTGCCTACGGCATGGCTTCATGCTGCACACCAAGTACCAGGTGGTCTACCCCTTCCCCACCTTCCAGCCCGCCTTCCAGCTCAAGAAGGACCAGGTGGTGCTGCTCAACACCAGCTACTCCCTGGTGGCCTGCGCCGTCTCCGTCCACTCGGCAGGTAGGCCCTGCGGTCTCGTGGCCACCCGGCAACGCGTGAAGCGGGTCCTCTCCCTACCCCACCACACAGACAAGGGGCCCCAGGCGTAGAGAGGTGGGAGCTACTTCCCCAAGTCACACAGCCTGGTTGTGGGAATGCTGCGGTCCAAATGTGGCCACGCCCACCACAGCCCTGCCCACGGGATCTTTCCAGTGGCTGAGATGTCCCACCATGGCTGCCTCCAGCAGCCACTTGGAATGTGGCTcatgtgactgaggaactgagcttgtgatacttttttttccactggagtccagtggtgcgatcttggctcactgcaacctcccaggctcaagcaattctcctgcctcagcctcccgagaagctgggactacaggcctgtgccatcatacccagctaatttttgtgtttttagtagagatgggatttcaccatgttgatcaggttggtctcaaactcctgacctcaagtgatccactcaccttggcctcccaaagtgttgggatgacaggcgtgagccaccgcgtctggcctgtGATGGATTTAATTGTAGTTGTTTTAAGCTGAAATAGCTACAGTTGGCTAGCTGGACGGGGTAGCGCCCCTTTCTCTTAAGAAGAGAAACGCTAATGTGACATTTCAGGGTGTGGTTAGTGGGCAGGCACTTGGCATTATATGTTTGATATCGGAAAGATGCCAGTGAGAATCACAAGATGTCCCTTGACAGTGACAAATGTCAGGAGGCTGGATCATGCCACCGGCTGGCAGCAACAGGAGGGAGGGGGCCCCGGGGGCCATTTGGCAACAGAATTGTGACTATGACTGACCCAGCTGCCCTGTGCCCGGGTCTCTCCCTCTGGCAGAGTCTCACTGGGTCCGTATGTCCAAGACTGCTGAGGGGGAGTTGGGGGCCACCTGAAGAACCCTCCCTGGGGATTGGGGAGCGACTTAGGAGGTGGCGAGGGGTTGGGGGCATCTGTGGAACACCAATGAAGGCCCCTGTGTGTGCATCCATGGAGCATGTGTCAGATGCGTGCACATGTGGGTGAAACACAAGGAATCTATAACTGGAACcacttaatataaattaaaaagacgatttaggccaggcacagtggctcatgcctgtaatcccagcactttgggaggctgaggcaggcggatcacatgagatcagggagttcaagaccagtgtggccaacacggtgaaaccccatctctagtaaaaatataagaattagctgggcatggtggcacatgcttataattccagctactcaggagactgagggaggcggaggttgcagtgagccgagattgtgccaatgtactccagcctgggagacagcaagactccatctccaaaaaaaaaagacgtttTAATTTTGCAAGAACTCAGATGCAAAGACGTCCATTAAATCCTCATGGAAATGGTTGTCCCTGGGGCGGTCGGGGAATGGGCAGGATTAAATGTATATAACGCAGCCCACAAATAAGCCAGGGGCCAGGGCACTCTGTCCCCAGACATATCTGGGGCTTTCTGTCCTCACCCCCAATCTATACCAGGAAGGGTGAGGCGCTGTCTCTTGCTGAGGCTTGACCACTTGGTTTTTGGCCATGAACCCCCCAGCTTGCGAGGGTTGACGCCGCTCTGCCCTTTTGGCTGTGGGTCCTGTTAGGAACGACCACAGCGGACTATCAGCTCTGTACCAGCCCAGGGAAAGGGCGTGGTCATCAGTGGGAGCTGCCGACACAGAGGGGTGCTTTCTTCCTTGGCCATTGTCACCTTCTGTTCCCCGCCCTGTTGTGGGAGGGCTGTCACGGTGGTGGAGGGGAGCCCGTACTCGATTTTTCTCagatgtgaccttgggcatgtttaTCCCTGAGCTGCATTCTGGGGGATGTGGCCCCTCTCTAGGGGTTGCTTGTAGGGGGCTTGGAGGAAACCTGGGTTGGGGCCCAGCCACAGGGTTGCTTAGTGAATATGTTGGGGTTCTCCATGTGTTCCCCACATTCCTTGGGGGAGTCGTCTCTAGGCAGGCAGAGACAGAGGCCCTGATTCGATGAAGTGTGCCCGCAGTGGTCTGGCTTGTGTCAGGAAGGACCGAGGGCTTTGCCTTAGGTCTTCCATATCAGAGAAACGCCAGTGAAAATCACAAGATGTCCCTCGACAGAGTGGCAGATGTTAGGAGGCTGGATGCTACTGTAGTGAACACTCTACGCTGTAGAGTGTTGTCTCCCTCAGGGCAGGGTTCTGTCTGTCTGGTTCACTCCTGTGTCCTCAGTGTGGGGCGCTCAGTAGACAGCTTAAGAAAGGGGTTTGAATGAACGTCTGCACGCATGAATGCGTGGTGTGCATGCGCAGAAAGGTCTTTCCCCTTTTGGGTGTTTCAAACTGATCTCAGCATAGCCAAGTCTCCTAGAAGTGTCTCCTTAAGGTGGGTTTCTGAAAACCCCTGGGGACACTGAGCGAGGCTGGGAGCACCCCAGACTGACACTTCTCCACCCCCATCTCTTCTTAGGTGACAGGAGTTTCTGCCAAATCCTGTATGACCACAGCACCTGCCCCCTGGCGCCTGCCAGCCCCCCTGAGCCCCAGAGCCCAGAGctgccccctgccctccccagctTCTGCCCTGAGGCGGCCCCAGCCCGTTCTTCTGGGTCTCCTGAGCCCTCGCCCGCCATTGCCAAAGCCAAGGAGTTTGTGGCTGACATCTTCCGCCGGGCCAAAGAGGCCAAGGGCGGGGTCCCTGAGGAAGCCCGGCCTGCCCTGTGCCCAGGACCCTCTGGCAGCCGCTGCCGTGCGCACTCTGAGCCCCTAGCCCTGTGTGGAGAGACGGCACCCCGGGACAGCCCCCCTGCCTCGGAGGCACCTGCCTCCGAGCCTGGCTATGTCAACTACACCAAGCTGTACTATGTGCTGGAGTCCGGAGAGGGGACGGAGCCGGAGGATGGTGAGCGGGGGGCAGGCATGTGACAGGGCCTGGGATGGAGAGGCCAGCCCAGACGGGGCCCCtggcctccctccaccccacccccacttcctgcCTCCCCAGAGTTGGAGGACGACAAGATCTCCCTGCCCTTCGTGGTGACTGATCTTCGTGGCCGCAACCTGCGGCCCATGCGGGAGCGGACTGCTGTCCAGGTGGGTGTGGGCAGTGGGCGGGCCAAGGACAGTCCCGGGGAGCTGCCGGGGGGCAGTTGGCACCGTCCCCTGCGCCTACCCACTCACCCGCAGGGCCAGTACCTGACAGTGGAGCAGCTCACACTAGACTTCGAATATGTTATCAATGAGGTCATCCGCCACGACGCTACCTGGGGCCATCAGTTCTGTTCTTTCAGCGACTATGACATCGTCATTCTGGAGGTGGGCCCAGGGCGGGCAGGGTGGGCCCAGGGCCTCCTGTACTCTGGGGTCGCCCTCAACAGTTGGCAtcatccacccccacccccaggtctGCCCAGAAACCAACCAGGTCCTCATCAACATTGGCCTGCTGCTCCTGGCCTTCCCGTCCCCCACTGAGGAGGGCCAGCTCCGGTGAGCGCGGGGATCCTGCCCTCTCTGTCCACTAGGGGGGCCACTGGCAGACACTTCACGGTGGGGGTGTGGGGACGTGAGAAGGCTCTCCCTGTGCCACAACCTGGCTGGGCCCCTCCATAGCTGTTCCAAAGACAAAAGGCCCTCAGGGTAGCCTGGGGCCTGGTTCAGGAGCCCGGCTGTCCCAGCGTTTGTCCTATGTCCCTCTCCACTGTAGACCAAAGACCTATCACACCAGCCTCAAGGTGGCATGGGACCTCAACACAGGGATCTTCGAGACAGTCAGTGTAGGCGACCTGACTGAGGTCAAAGGGCAGACCAggtgaggcagggctggggggcAGGGTCAGGGCGCGGCCAAGGCGACGAGAGCCACTCACCCCCTGGCCCCGCAGCGGCAGTGTCTGGAGCTCCTACCGCAAGAGCTGCGTGGACATGGTCATGAAGTGGCTGGTGCCGGAGAGCAGCGGCCGCTACGTCAACAGGATGACCAATGAGGCGCTGCACAAAGGTGGGGCTCGGTGACCCCGTGATGGTCAGGGTCACCAGGAACACTTGTCCTCACCCAGGAGCTGATTCCTGAGCGCTGATGAAATGGGTGGGAAGGCTGGTGAGGAGAGGGCagcccaggccaggcccagcTCAGCAGCCCTGAAAGTGTGGGGCCTGGGAGCCTCCCACCAGTCATGGCCTGGCTGGTCACTCATTCACGCTACATTTATTGGGTAGCTGCAGGCTAGAGGTGGAGGGCAACTCAGCAGGGTCCCTGCCTTCTGGAACCTTCTGGGCCAGAAGCAAGTCAGGTGGAGGGTGTGGCCgcagggccaggcaggcagggGCTCTATGCTTTGTCTCCACCTGTCCCTGTAGGGTGCTCCCTGAAGGTTCTGGCGGACAGCGAGCGATATACGTGGATCGTGCTGTGAGGGCCAGGCCGCCCCGGACACTGACTCCAACTACCTCCGTGGCCTGGGACCGGCCCCCTTCCTGGGGTGGCCTCTTCCTGGCCGGCTGGCCCACCGACTGATGACCGGCACTAGTGTTAGCCTGCGGAACggggctgggcagggcagccTCTGTTGGCCTGAGGGTCTGGACGCTTTTTATTTATGCCTATTTAAGTTGggaaggggcagagagagggCGCCCCCTGCCCCACCAGCCTGAGTGCCCCGCCTTCACCCCGAGCTGGGCATGGGCCTGGCCCCTCGTGCATTTGCCCTTTTCTCGGCTACAGCTGTGGACGTTGCCCTCGGGGAGGTCGAATGGACCCCATTCCCCCTGCCCTGCCCGCCCCCAGCCTCCCCACCCAGGCCGGCAACCTGGCCATCCCCATTCCGTTCTTCTTcatgtaataaatgttttaatttctgaaCCTCATTGAGGTCCTGTCACTGCAGCTTGGGGCCCAGCTGGAGCCCCCGCCCCAAGGCCCCCACCAAGGCCCGGCGAGTCAGCAGTAGGCAAATATCACAGCggaatttattgttttaagaaaGACTACAAAAAGGTAGAAAACAGCTCGGCACACTAGACTACCACACGTGTGGACACTTTCACCACCGGGAGAGGGAGCCCCGTGGGCACGGGGACTGGGCAGGGCCGCCCCAAAAGCTATAGCACGCGGAGCACacaaaatagtgatttttataCAATAGGtcagatttccatttttttttcctttttcttgccatAAACATCTATCTCACAGGCTGAAAACACTGAGAAAACTGGAACAGATAAGGCCATGATGGTTGGAAAAAAACCCAACAAGTTACCAACTCCGCTCGGGCGGCGCTCACGAATCGCACAATAGTCATGGGGTGGGGGTCGCACGGCACGGAGGAGAAGCGTGGTCTCCGGGAAGATAGGGGCACAGAAAAGGTTCCATTACAAACCAGCGGCGGAGGGCGGGGGCGCGGGGGCTGGGGTCTGTGGGCACTCCCCGGCTCCGCGGCTCGCTGCTCTTTGGAAGCTGGAGGCCGTGCCCCCTGCCGCCCTCCTCACAGCCGGGCCGGGCAGTGCCCCCTTCTTGAGCTTGGGGGCAAGGGAGGGCCCAGCGCTGGAGAAGATGCGACACCCACGGCTTTAATTGCACTTAATACCAAGAAGGGGAAGCAGTGGGGTTGCTGGGGGTAGGGTGTCCCGGGGCTGCTGCTGACAGTGGGGAGTCCCCAGGTGACGCCCACCTGCGCCGGCCCGGGGCTCAGGGCTGGGCCCAGGACAGGCTGTGCAAAGCCAGCGAGCTGAATAAGTTAACAGTTTCGCACGGGAgggggcctgcctgcctgccccctGGGGTGGTGGGAGGACGGGGCTGGGGAGAAGACGCTGGGGCCTGGGAGGGGGGCGGCCAAGGGGCCGAGCTGGATGCCCCGCGGGGCACCTGGGCACGCGGCGGGTTCCTTAAGGCACGTCTTTTGTGTCAGAGTTTGCAGCTGCGGCTCCGCCCAGCCCACTGATTGTGCCGGCCCCATAAGGGAGGAGGGCCCCGGTCTTCCCTGTCTCGGAgtccccctccctgccctggctgaggctggagcagtGACCACGAAGCCACAGAAGCTTTGAGGGACCCTGGCGTGGAGGGGTGGCGGGGGCGGGTGGGGCGGGGAGGCCAAGGGCTTAGCTGGAGGGCAGCGCCTGCACGAAGAGGCCGCGCGCGTCAGTCCGCGCCAGCTTGGCCGGCGGCTCCAGGGTCTCCGGGCCCAGCGCGGGTGACTCGCCGCCAGCCGCCAGTGAGATGTCCTGCGGCAGCTCGTCCtcgctctcctcctcctcttcttcctcctcgtCTGGAACACAGGGACCAAGTCCGGCTCGGGGCGGGGTGGCAACGCCCCcgggctcctcctcctcccgagCCCCTCCGTTGTCCGCCACCCCCGGGACCCGCGCCCTGGGTGGGAACACGCCTCGCCTACCTTTGTCGGGGTCCAGGGGGTTCAGGGAGGTGGCCAGATTGGCGAactggaggaagaagagaagaaaatgggtgAGGGTCCCGCCGCCTGGCGCCCCGCCCGCGCCCCCAGTGGCCCGCCTCGCGCACCTCGCCCATGACGGCGATGGGGGTCTCGCCCTTGGCCTGGGCTACGCGGTGCTCGATCAGGTAGTACATGTACTCGTCGTAGAGCAGCCGGATGAGGTGGAAGGAACCGAAGCTGGCGGCGCTGCGCAGGGTCAGGTCCCGGATCACCATGGAGCTGGGGATGGAGACGGAGAGGAGACCGTCAGGCCCCGTCCGGCCCgaccccctctccccctccccgcTGCGATGCGCCCGGGCCTCGCGCCAGCCCAGTGACTCAGGCTGGATCCCGCACAGCCTTCCCGGCACATGAGCCCAGGGCCCCAGCCTGCCCGCCCAGCCTGCAGGCTCGGGTCGTCGTAGAAGAGCACCTGAGACCCCCAGGGACGCGGGGCCTTCCCTGGTGCCGCCCGGACCCGATCCCGCCGCGCGCGCACCTGTAGAAGGACCACTTGAGGAGGAAGAGCTTGGCGGCCTTGGGGAAGCCGGCGCTGCCCTGGTAGGGCTTGAGCACCTGGCTCACCACGCCGTCCAGCCAGGCCGCCCACTGCTCCAGCGAGTTCTGCTGCTGCAGCGTCACCTTGAAGTCCTGCTCCAGCCGCTGCACCACGCGGTCCTCGCAGCGGCACACCCACGAGGCCTGCTCCTGGGGCACAGAGGGTGGGCGGGCGCCCGGGGCTCAGCCGCCGTCACCCCCGCCTGGCCCGCCCCGTTAGGCTGCCCCTCATtcgcccgccccgccccgcc
The DNA window shown above is from Homo sapiens chromosome 19, GRCh38.p14 Primary Assembly and carries:
- the DCAF15 gene encoding DDB1- and CUL4-associated factor 15 isoform 2 (isoform 2 is encoded by transcript variant 2), which encodes MAPSSKSERNSGAGSGGGGPGGAGGKRAAGRRREHVLKQLERVKISGQLSPRLFRKLPPRVCVSLKNIVDEDFLYAGHIFLGFSKCGRYVLSYTSSSGDDDFSFYIYHLYWWEFNVHSKLKLVRQVRLFQDEEIYSDLYLTVCEWPSDASKVIVFGFNTRSANGMLMNMMMMSDENHRDIYVSTVAVPPPGRCAACQDASRAHPDPNAQCLRHGFMLHTKYQVVYPFPTFQPAFQLKKDQVVLLNTSYSLVACAVSVHSAGDRSFCQILYDHSTCPLAPASPPEPQSPELPPALPSFCPEAAPARSSGSPEPSPAIAKAKEFVADIFRRAKEAKGGVPEEARPALCPGPSGSRCRAHSEPLALCGETAPRDSPPASEAPASEPGYVNYTKLYYVLESGEGTEPEDELEDDKISLPFVVTDLRGRNLRPMRERTAVQGQYLTVEQLTLDFEYVINEVIRHDATWGHQFCSFSDYDIVILEVCPETNQVLINIGLLLLAFPSPTEEGQLRPKTYHTSLKVAWDLNTGIFETVSVGDLTEVKGQTSGSVWSSYRKSCVDMVMKWLVPESSGRYVNRMTNEALHKGCSLKVLADSERYTWIVL
- the DCAF15 gene encoding DDB1- and CUL4-associated factor 15 isoform 5 (isoform 5 is encoded by transcript variant 5), with the protein product MAPSSKSERNSGAGSGGGGPGGAGGKRAAGRRREHVLKQLERVKLPPRVCVSLKNIVDEDFLYAGHIFLGFSKCGRYVLSYTSSSGDDDFSFYIYHLYWWEFNVHSKLKLVRQVRLFQDEEIYSDLYLTVCEWPSDASKVIVFGFNTRSANGMLMNMMMMSDENHRDIYVSTVAVPPPGRCAACQDASRAHPGDPNAQCLRHGFMLHTKYQVVYPFPTFQPAFQLKKDQVVLLNTSYSLVACAVSVHSAGDRSFCQILYDHSTCPLAPASPPEPQSPELPPALPSFCPEAAPARSSGSPEPSPAIAKAKEFVADIFRRAKEAKGGVPEEARPALCPGPSGSRCRAHSEPLALCGETAPRDSPPASEAPASEPGYVNYTKLYYVLESGEGTEPEDELEDDKISLPFVVTDLRGRNLRPMRERTAVQGQYLTVEQLTLDFEYVINEVIRHDATWGHQFCSFSDYDIVILEVCPETNQVLINIGLLLLAFPSPTEEGQLRPKTYHTSLKVAWDLNTGIFETVSVGDLTEVKGQTSGSVWSSYRKSCVDMVMKWLVPESSGRYVNRMTNEALHKGCSLKVLADSERYTWIVL
- the DCAF15 gene encoding DDB1- and CUL4-associated factor 15 isoform 1 (isoform 1 is encoded by transcript variant 1), translated to MAPSSKSERNSGAGSGGGGPGGAGGKRAAGRRREHVLKQLERVKISGQLSPRLFRKLPPRVCVSLKNIVDEDFLYAGHIFLGFSKCGRYVLSYTSSSGDDDFSFYIYHLYWWEFNVHSKLKLVRQVRLFQDEEIYSDLYLTVCEWPSDASKVIVFGFNTRSANGMLMNMMMMSDENHRDIYVSTVAVPPPGRCAACQDASRAHPGDPNAQCLRHGFMLHTKYQVVYPFPTFQPAFQLKKDQVVLLNTSYSLVACAVSVHSAGDRSFCQILYDHSTCPLAPASPPEPQSPELPPALPSFCPEAAPARSSGSPEPSPAIAKAKEFVADIFRRAKEAKGGVPEEARPALCPGPSGSRCRAHSEPLALCGETAPRDSPPASEAPASEPGYVNYTKLYYVLESGEGTEPEDELEDDKISLPFVVTDLRGRNLRPMRERTAVQGQYLTVEQLTLDFEYVINEVIRHDATWGHQFCSFSDYDIVILEVCPETNQVLINIGLLLLAFPSPTEEGQLRPKTYHTSLKVAWDLNTGIFETVSVGDLTEVKGQTSGSVWSSYRKSCVDMVMKWLVPESSGRYVNRMTNEALHKGCSLKVLADSERYTWIVL
- the DCAF15 gene encoding DDB1- and CUL4-associated factor 15 isoform 9 (isoform 9 is encoded by transcript variant 9), with amino-acid sequence MAPSSKSERNSGAGSGGGGPGGAGGKRAAGRRREHVLKQLERVKISGQLSPRLFRKLPPRVCVSLKNIVDEDFLYAGHIFLGFSKCGRYVLSYTSSSGDDDFSFYIYHLYWWEFNVHSKLKLKDQVVLLNTSYSLVACAVSVHSAGDRSFCQILYDHSTCPLAPASPPEPQSPELPPALPSFCPEAAPARSSGSPEPSPAIAKAKEFVADIFRRAKEAKGGVPEEARPALCPGPSGSRCRAHSEPLALCGETAPRDSPPASEAPASEPGYVNYTKLYYVLESGEGTEPEDELEDDKISLPFVVTDLRGRNLRPMRERTAVQGQYLTVEQLTLDFEYVINEVIRHDATWGHQFCSFSDYDIVILEVCPETNQVLINIGLLLLAFPSPTEEGQLRPKTYHTSLKVAWDLNTGIFETVSVGDLTEVKGQTSGSVWSSYRKSCVDMVMKWLVPESSGRYVNRMTNEALHKGCSLKVLADSERYTWIVL
- the DCAF15 gene encoding DDB1- and CUL4-associated factor 15 isoform 7 (isoform 7 is encoded by transcript variant 7) produces the protein MAPSSKSERNSGAGSGGGGPGGAGGKRAAGRRREHVLKQLERVKISGQLSPRLFRKLPPRVCVSLKNIVDEDFLYAGHIFLGFSKCGRYVLSYTSSSGDDDFSFYIYHLYWWEFNVHSKLKLVRQVRLFQDEEIYSDLYLTVCEWPSDASKVIVFGFNTRSANGMLMNMMMMSDENHRDIYVSTVAVPPPGRCAACQDASRAHPGDPNAQCLRHGFMLHTKYQVVYPFPTFQPAFQLKKDQVVLLNTSYSLVACAVSVHSAGDRSFCQILYDHSTCPLAPASPPEPQSPELPPALPSFCPEAAPARSSGSPEPSPAIAKAKEFVADIFRRAKEAKGGVPEEARPALCPGPSGSRCRAHSEPLALCGETAPRDSPPASEAPASEPGYVNYTKLYYVLESGEGTEPEDELEDDKISLPFVVTDLRGRNLRPMRERTAVQGQYLTVEQLTLDFEYVINEVIRHDATWGHQFCSFSDYDIVILEVCPETNQVLINIGLLLLAFPSPTEEGQLRGSVWSSYRKSCVDMVMKWLVPESSGRYVNRMTNEALHKGCSLKVLADSERYTWIVL
- the DCAF15 gene encoding DDB1- and CUL4-associated factor 15 isoform 4 (isoform 4 is encoded by transcript variant 4) — protein: MAPSSKSERNSGAGSGGGGPGGAGGKRAAGRRREHVLKQLERVKISGQLSPRLFRKLPPRVCVSLKNIVDEDFLYAGHIFLGFSKCGRYVLSYTSSSGDDDFSFYIYHLYWWEFNVHSKLKLVRQVRLFQDEEIYSDLYLTVCEWPSDASKVIVFGFNTRSANGMLMNMMMMSDENHRDIYVSTVAVPPPGRCAACQDASRAHPGDPNAQCLRHGFMLHTKYQVVYPFPTFQPAFQLKKDQVVLLNTSYSLVACAVSVHSAGDRSFCQILYDHSTCPLAPASPPEPQSPELPPALPSFCPEAAPARSSGSPEPSPAIAKAKEFVADIFRRAKEAKGGVPEEARPALCPGPSGSRCRAHSEPLALCGETAPRDSPPASEAPASEPGYVNYTKLYYVLESGEGTEPEDELEDDKISLPFVVTDLRGRNLRPMRERTAVQYLTVEQLTLDFEYVINEVIRHDATWGHQFCSFSDYDIVILEVCPETNQVLINIGLLLLAFPSPTEEGQLRPKTYHTSLKVAWDLNTGIFETVSVGDLTEVKGQTSGSVWSSYRKSCVDMVMKWLVPESSGRYVNRMTNEALHKGCSLKVLADSERYTWIVL